In Palaemon carinicauda isolate YSFRI2023 chromosome 14, ASM3689809v2, whole genome shotgun sequence, the following proteins share a genomic window:
- the LOC137653037 gene encoding uncharacterized protein — protein sequence MRTFSKEKGLLCVNRLPPRPPYRPSPRAPIPSVSESPYTVRLREPLYRPSPRAPIPSVSESPYTVRLREPLYRPSPRAPIPSVSESPYTVRLREPLYRPSPRAPIPSVSESPYTVRLREPLYRPSPRAPIPSVSESPYTVRLREPLYRPSPRAPIPSVCEAPYTVRLRGPLYRPSPRAPIPSVCEAPYTVAPYTVRLRGPLYRPSPRAPIPSVCETPYTVRLRGPLYRPSPRAPIPSVCEAPYTVAPYTVRLRGPLYRPSPRAPIPSVSESPYTVRLRDPPIPSVCEAPLYRRPPIPSVSEAPYTVRLRGPLYRPSPRAPIPSVSEAPYTVRLRGPLYRPSPRPPIPSVSESPYTVRLREPLYRPSPRPPIPSVSEAPYTVRLRDPPIPSVSETPYTVEDLVPKS from the exons ATGAG AACTTTCTCCAAGGAGAAAGGTCTTCTATGTGTAAACCGTCTTCCACCAAGACCACCTTACCGTCCGTCTCCGAGAGCCCCTATACCGTCCGTCTCCGAGAGCCCCTATACCGTCCGTCTCCGAGAGCCCCTATACCGTCCGTCTCCGAGAGCCCCTATACCGTCCGTCTCCGAGAGCCCCTATACCGTCCGTCTCCGAGAGCCCCTATACCGTCCGTCTCCGAGAGCCCCTATACCGTCCGTCTCCGAGAGCCCCTATACCGTCCGTCTCCGAGAGCCCCTATACCGTCCGTCTCCGAGAGCCCCTATACCGTCCGTCTCCGAGAGCCCCTATACCGTCCGTCTCCGAGAGCCCCTATACCGTCCGTCTCCGAGAGCCCCTATACCGTCCGTCTCCGAGAGCCCCTATACCGTCCGTCTCCGAGAGCCCCTATACCGTCCGTCTCCGAGAGCCCCTATACCGTCCGTCTGCGAGGCCCCCTATACCGTCCGTCTGCGAGGCCCCCTATACCGTCCGTCTCCGAGAGCCCCTATACCGTCCGTCTGCGAGGCCCCCTATACCGTCGCCCCCTATACCGTCCGTCTCCGAGGCCCCCTATACCGTCCGTCTCCGAGAGCCCCTATACCGTCCGTCTGCGAGACCCCCTATACCGTCCGTTTGCGAGGCCCCCTATACCGTCCGTCTCCGAGAGCCCCTATACCGTCCGTCTGCGAGGCCCCCTATACCGTCGCCCCCTATACCGTCCGTCTCCGAGGCCCCCTATACCGTCCGTCTCCGAGAGCCCCTATACCGTCCGTCTCCGAGAGCCCCTATACTGTCCGTCTGCGAGACCCCCCTATACCGTCCGTCTGCGAGGCCCCCCTATACCGTCGCCCCCCTATACCGTCCGTCTCCGAGGCCCCCTATACCGTCCGTCTCCGAGGCCCCCTATACCGTCCGTCTCCGAGAGCCCCTATACCGTCCGTCTCCGAGGCCCCCTATACCGTCCGTCTCCGAGGCCCCCTATACCGTCCGTCTCCGAGGCCCCCTATACCGTCCGTCTCCGAGAGCCCCTATACCGTCCGTCTCCGAGAGCCCCTATACCGTCCGTCTCCGAGGCCCCCTATACCGTCCGTCTCCGAGGCCCCCTATACCGTCCGTCTCCGAGACCCCCCTATACCGTCCGTCTCCGAGACCCCCTATACC GTCGAGGATCTTGTCCCTAAGTCTTAA